Proteins co-encoded in one Chitinophagales bacterium genomic window:
- a CDS encoding sialate O-acetylesterase, with the protein MKTKSFYNFVFLILFSLPLFGDITLPQLVSDGMVLQRNAKVSIWGWADVGEKITLTWDKSEHTTTANESGEWEVILSDLQAGGPYDIKIEGSNTLIVKNILVGDVWVCSGQSNMEISMERARPLYEKEIAEADNPNIHYFEVPKTYDFKTPHKDLNGGKWIEVNRKNIVKFSAVAYFFAEHLYHEYNVPIGLINTSLGGSPAQAWISEDAIKAFPHHWEEVQKFKSDELIKEIQDQDNKNWSDWHTQLRQSDKGYQNPDLPWYANEVNTENWSNMEVPGYWKDTELGSKNGVVWFRKDFEVPKSMLGKTAQLTLGRIVDADSVYVNGVFVGTTGYQYPPRRYQIPADILKEGINTMTVRIINESGNGGFVLDKEYKIRIEDQAVDLKGEWNYRLGAEMPPKAPQTFIRWKPVGLYNAMLHPLLKYRIKGVIWYQGESNTSQPSEYKDLLTTLIHDWRENWQQGNFPFLLVQLTNFMEAKDQPSESNWAVLRNAQLQTLEIPNTAMAVTIDIGEWNDIHPLNKKDVGKRLALAAQKVAYGNKKVVYSGPSYHSMKIKKNKVILSFDHVGNGLMAKGGNGLKEFAIAGEDGKFVWAKAMIKKDKVIVSSEEVTHPIAVRYAWADNPQYANFYNKNGLPASPFTTEK; encoded by the coding sequence ATGAAAACTAAATCATTTTATAACTTTGTATTTTTAATCCTGTTTTCGCTACCGCTTTTTGGAGATATTACCTTGCCTCAATTGGTAAGCGATGGAATGGTATTGCAACGAAATGCAAAAGTCAGCATTTGGGGTTGGGCAGATGTTGGAGAAAAAATCACTCTTACTTGGGACAAATCTGAACATACTACAACTGCAAATGAATCGGGTGAATGGGAGGTGATTTTGTCAGATTTGCAGGCAGGAGGACCTTATGACATAAAAATTGAAGGCAGCAATACCCTGATTGTCAAAAATATATTGGTTGGAGATGTTTGGGTGTGCTCAGGACAATCCAATATGGAAATTTCGATGGAAAGGGCAAGGCCACTTTACGAAAAAGAAATTGCAGAAGCTGACAATCCCAACATTCATTACTTTGAAGTTCCCAAAACCTACGACTTCAAAACGCCTCATAAAGACCTAAATGGCGGCAAATGGATAGAAGTAAATCGAAAAAATATAGTGAAATTTTCGGCCGTTGCTTACTTCTTTGCCGAGCATTTATACCACGAATACAATGTTCCGATAGGCCTGATTAACACAAGTTTAGGTGGCTCTCCTGCTCAGGCATGGATCAGTGAAGATGCCATCAAAGCATTTCCACACCATTGGGAAGAAGTCCAAAAATTCAAAAGTGATGAATTAATCAAAGAAATCCAAGATCAAGACAACAAAAACTGGTCAGATTGGCACACACAACTTCGCCAATCGGATAAAGGCTATCAAAACCCTGATTTGCCGTGGTACGCAAATGAAGTAAACACAGAAAACTGGTCGAATATGGAAGTGCCAGGTTATTGGAAAGATACCGAATTGGGCAGTAAAAACGGGGTAGTCTGGTTCCGAAAAGACTTTGAAGTACCCAAATCCATGCTCGGCAAAACTGCACAATTGACACTTGGCAGAATTGTAGATGCGGATTCGGTGTATGTGAATGGTGTTTTTGTAGGAACAACAGGGTACCAATATCCACCAAGACGCTACCAAATTCCCGCTGATATTTTGAAAGAAGGCATCAATACCATGACTGTTCGGATCATCAACGAAAGCGGAAATGGCGGTTTTGTTTTAGACAAAGAGTACAAGATACGAATTGAAGATCAAGCAGTTGATTTGAAAGGAGAATGGAATTACCGATTGGGTGCAGAAATGCCTCCAAAAGCTCCACAAACTTTCATTCGATGGAAACCTGTGGGCTTATACAATGCCATGCTACATCCCTTATTGAAGTACCGAATCAAAGGGGTGATTTGGTACCAAGGAGAATCCAATACAAGCCAACCTTCAGAATACAAAGACTTACTTACTACACTGATACACGATTGGCGAGAAAATTGGCAACAAGGGAATTTTCCTTTTTTACTGGTGCAACTTACCAATTTTATGGAGGCAAAAGACCAACCTTCAGAAAGTAATTGGGCGGTTTTGAGGAATGCTCAACTGCAAACATTGGAAATACCCAATACTGCAATGGCCGTCACGATTGATATTGGCGAATGGAACGACATTCACCCCTTGAACAAAAAAGATGTCGGCAAACGATTGGCATTAGCCGCCCAAAAAGTGGCGTACGGTAACAAAAAAGTGGTGTATTCTGGTCCAAGTTACCATTCTATGAAAATCAAAAAGAACAAAGTCATCTTGTCTTTTGACCATGTTGGCAATGGCTTAATGGCGAAAGGTGGTAATGGATTGAAGGAGTTTGCCATTGCAGGGGAAGATGGGAAATTCGTTTGGGCGAAAGCAATGATTAAAAAAGACAAAGTAATTGTTTCGAGTGAAGAAGTTACTCATCCAATTGCAGTCCGATATGCATGGGCAGACAACCCACAATACGCCAATTTCTACAACAAAAACGGTCTCCCTGCTTCGCCTTTCACCACTGAAAAATAA